In Intestinibacillus sp. Marseille-P6563, a single genomic region encodes these proteins:
- the rimO gene encoding 30S ribosomal protein S12 methylthiotransferase RimO — translation MTKIGLISLGCAKNLVDSEHMLARLRDAGYAITDDITEAEVGIVNTCGFIEAAKTEAIETILDVARYKEQGKLRGLIVTGCLAQRYRAEIESDLPEVDAICGTGSYENIVDAVRDVLDGKKAVYMRDMAAAALEGERDRLTPSYTAFLKIAEGCSNRCGYCIIPKLRGPYRSRQMEDVLTEARELAASGVKEIIVIAQDITKYGLDLPEHKRLLPELLRQLCQMDFTWVRLHYLYPDQITDELVDVIAQEPKIVKYLDIPLQHVSKRILRAMHRPGDRDELTALIHMLRERIPGLVLRTSLIVGLPGETEEEFAELCAFLQETRIERAGVFEFSPEEGTEAAELPGQIDDDTKMRRRLIIEELQSGVIDDYNLSRMHETLDVLCEGWDNDSGLYFGRTYADSVEVDGKVYFASETPVKPGDFVPVRMENSLGADLEGVRVGGSAS, via the coding sequence GTGACTAAGATCGGACTTATCTCGCTCGGCTGCGCCAAGAACCTGGTCGATTCCGAGCATATGCTGGCCCGCCTGCGCGATGCGGGTTATGCTATCACCGACGACATCACCGAAGCTGAGGTCGGCATCGTCAACACCTGCGGCTTTATCGAAGCGGCCAAAACCGAGGCCATTGAAACCATTCTGGACGTGGCACGTTATAAGGAGCAGGGTAAACTGCGGGGCCTGATCGTGACTGGCTGCCTGGCGCAGCGCTACCGCGCCGAGATCGAAAGCGACCTGCCCGAGGTGGACGCCATCTGCGGCACGGGTAGCTATGAAAACATCGTGGACGCGGTGCGCGACGTGCTGGACGGCAAAAAAGCAGTCTACATGCGCGACATGGCTGCCGCAGCGCTCGAAGGCGAACGCGACCGCCTGACCCCCTCTTACACCGCCTTCCTGAAAATCGCCGAGGGCTGCTCCAACCGGTGCGGCTACTGCATCATCCCCAAGCTGCGCGGACCGTATCGCAGCCGCCAGATGGAAGATGTCCTCACTGAAGCGCGTGAACTGGCTGCGTCCGGCGTCAAGGAGATCATCGTCATCGCGCAGGACATCACCAAATACGGTCTGGACCTGCCCGAACACAAGCGCCTACTGCCCGAACTGCTCCGGCAGCTGTGCCAGATGGACTTTACCTGGGTACGCCTGCACTACCTCTACCCCGACCAGATCACCGACGAACTGGTGGATGTGATCGCGCAGGAACCCAAGATCGTCAAATATCTGGACATCCCCCTTCAGCATGTGTCGAAGCGTATCCTGCGGGCCATGCACCGACCGGGCGACCGCGACGAACTGACCGCCCTCATCCACATGCTGCGCGAGCGCATCCCGGGCTTGGTGCTGCGCACCAGCCTGATTGTCGGCCTGCCGGGCGAAACCGAAGAAGAATTTGCCGAACTGTGTGCCTTTTTGCAGGAAACCCGTATCGAGCGCGCGGGCGTGTTTGAATTCTCCCCCGAAGAAGGCACCGAAGCCGCCGAACTGCCGGGCCAGATCGACGACGATACCAAAATGCGCCGCCGTCTGATCATCGAAGAGCTGCAATCGGGCGTTATCGACGACTATAACCTGTCCCGTATGCACGAAACGCTTGACGTTTTGTGCGAAGGGTGGGATAATGATTCGGGACTGTATTTCGGGCGCACCTATGCCGATTCGGTCGAAGTCGACGGCAAGGTCTATTTTGCATCCGAAACCCCGGTCAAACCCGGCGACTTTGTGCCGGTCCGTATGGAAAATAGTTTGGGCGCTGATTTGGAAGGCGTCCGTGTAGGAGGTTCTGCTTCGTGA
- the recA gene encoding recombinase RecA, producing the protein MADKKKHLELVAPVSDKKKALEQALGLIEKNYGKGAVMRLGENSSMNVEHIPTGSIGLDMALGIGGLPRGRIIEIYGPESSGKTTVALHAVAQAQKLGGEAAFIDAEHALDPVYAKALGVDIDSLLVSQPDTGEQGLEIAEALVRSGAVDIVVVDSVAALVPRAEIEGDMGDSFVGLHARMMSQAMRKLAGSISKSNCCVIFINQLREKVGVIYGSPEVTTGGRALKFYASVRIDVRRTEHLKDGANLIGSHTRCKIVKNKVAPPFKEAEFDIMYGEGISFTGELVDLGVKYGIIQKAGAWFSMGDTRLGQGRDNAKLYFKEHPEEAEEVHKQIEQAILAEREEALKKGGKAGRGKADTAPASGKPEPPAAPKAAPVTASKAVSIDADDFDDDLEI; encoded by the coding sequence ATGGCAGACAAGAAGAAGCATCTGGAACTGGTCGCACCGGTATCCGATAAAAAGAAAGCCCTGGAGCAGGCGCTCGGGCTGATCGAAAAGAACTACGGCAAGGGCGCGGTCATGCGCCTGGGCGAAAACTCGAGCATGAACGTCGAGCACATCCCGACCGGCTCGATCGGGCTGGACATGGCGCTGGGCATCGGCGGCCTGCCGCGCGGCCGTATCATTGAGATCTATGGGCCGGAATCGTCCGGTAAGACCACGGTTGCTCTGCATGCGGTCGCTCAGGCCCAGAAGCTGGGCGGCGAAGCGGCCTTCATCGACGCCGAACACGCGCTGGACCCGGTCTATGCCAAGGCGCTGGGCGTGGACATCGACAGCCTGCTCGTATCCCAGCCGGACACGGGCGAACAGGGCCTCGAAATCGCCGAAGCGCTCGTGCGCTCGGGCGCGGTCGATATCGTGGTCGTGGACTCGGTCGCAGCTCTGGTGCCGCGCGCCGAAATCGAGGGCGATATGGGCGATTCGTTCGTCGGCCTGCACGCCCGCATGATGAGCCAGGCCATGCGTAAGCTGGCGGGCTCGATCTCCAAATCCAACTGCTGCGTCATCTTCATCAACCAGCTGCGCGAAAAGGTGGGCGTCATCTACGGCAGCCCGGAAGTCACCACCGGTGGCCGTGCGCTCAAGTTCTATGCGTCGGTGCGCATCGACGTGCGCCGCACCGAACACCTCAAGGACGGTGCCAACCTCATCGGCAGCCATACCCGCTGCAAAATCGTGAAAAACAAGGTCGCGCCTCCGTTCAAGGAAGCCGAATTCGATATTATGTACGGCGAAGGCATCTCGTTCACCGGCGAACTGGTCGATCTTGGCGTCAAATACGGCATTATCCAAAAGGCCGGCGCATGGTTCTCCATGGGCGATACCCGTCTGGGCCAGGGCCGCGACAATGCCAAGCTGTACTTTAAAGAACACCCCGAAGAAGCCGAAGAAGTCCACAAGCAGATCGAACAGGCCATCCTGGCTGAGCGCGAGGAAGCGCTCAAAAAGGGCGGCAAAGCTGGCCGCGGCAAGGCCGATACTGCACCGGCGTCCGGCAAGCCTGAACCCCCGGCAGCCCCCAAGGCCGCCCCAGTCACCGCGTCCAAGGCGGTGTCGATTGACGCCGACGACTTTGACGACGATCTGGAAATCTAA
- the pgsA gene encoding CDP-diacylglycerol--glycerol-3-phosphate 3-phosphatidyltransferase: MTTANKITLVRICMIPFFIWFALQNDSTSLIVALVLFCLASFTDFLDGYVARKYNQVTDFGKFVDPLADKLLVTAALLIFIEKGIFPAWMVFIILAREFIITSLRNVAAAKGRVLAATWTGKVKTCIQIAGIIIDFLFLIVTGTSDAVVASSVGVIGGADGPTAVMTSGLPLTTIVAWVVTLVTLYAGIDYLYKNWDLIKDGAVKPKN, translated from the coding sequence GTGACCACAGCTAATAAAATCACGCTTGTGCGCATCTGCATGATCCCGTTCTTTATCTGGTTTGCTCTGCAAAACGACTCGACCAGCCTGATTGTGGCGCTCGTTTTGTTCTGCCTGGCATCGTTCACCGACTTTTTAGACGGCTATGTTGCGCGCAAATACAATCAGGTGACCGACTTCGGCAAGTTCGTCGACCCGCTCGCGGACAAGCTGCTCGTCACCGCGGCCCTGCTCATCTTTATCGAAAAGGGTATCTTCCCGGCGTGGATGGTCTTCATCATCCTGGCGCGTGAATTCATCATCACCTCGCTGCGCAACGTCGCGGCCGCCAAAGGCCGCGTGCTCGCCGCCACCTGGACGGGCAAGGTCAAGACCTGCATCCAGATCGCAGGCATTATCATCGACTTCCTGTTCCTGATCGTCACCGGCACTTCGGATGCGGTCGTCGCTTCCAGCGTTGGCGTCATCGGCGGCGCAGACGGTCCGACCGCTGTGATGACCAGCGGCCTGCCGCTTACGACCATTGTGGCCTGGGTGGTCACGCTCGTCACGCTGTATGCGGGCATCGATTACCTGTACAAAAACTGGGACCTCATCAAAGACGGCGCGGTCAAGCCCAAGAACTAA
- a CDS encoding DUF1385 domain-containing protein: protein MSKYEMPVCRRKTTIGGQAIIEGIVMKGPKRTCVVVRKGDGTLEIKERDSAVAKSRFWKLPICRGAFGLFMALKEGLQDIDYSSQFIEDDEDTEPSKFELWLERKLGSEKLEKAIMGFAMVVGIAIPVCLFMLLPSFVSGLLPGGTSNIARNLVEAALRILIFLAFMWSVSHMKDIKRTFEYHGAEHKTIFCYEAELPLTVENVRKMPRFHPRCGTSFMFVLIIVATVVSSIVFSLITITNPFLRALTHLIILPLVVGISYEFNRYAGRHDNLLCRILRWPGLMIQRLTVFEPDDSMIEVAIEGMQRVIPPDDSDTW, encoded by the coding sequence ATGAGCAAATATGAAATGCCGGTCTGCCGCCGCAAAACCACCATTGGCGGACAGGCCATCATCGAAGGCATTGTGATGAAAGGCCCCAAACGCACCTGCGTGGTCGTGCGCAAAGGCGACGGCACGCTGGAAATCAAGGAGCGCGACAGCGCGGTGGCCAAAAGTCGGTTTTGGAAGCTGCCCATCTGCCGCGGCGCGTTTGGCCTGTTCATGGCCCTGAAAGAGGGCCTGCAAGATATCGATTATTCTTCGCAATTCATCGAGGACGATGAGGATACCGAGCCTTCCAAATTCGAGCTTTGGCTGGAACGCAAGCTGGGCTCGGAAAAGCTGGAAAAAGCCATCATGGGCTTTGCCATGGTGGTCGGCATCGCCATCCCGGTCTGCCTGTTCATGCTGCTGCCTTCGTTTGTCAGCGGCCTGCTGCCGGGCGGTACGTCCAACATCGCGCGCAACCTGGTCGAGGCGGCGCTGCGTATCCTGATCTTCCTGGCGTTCATGTGGTCGGTGAGCCACATGAAGGATATCAAACGCACCTTTGAATACCACGGTGCCGAACACAAAACCATCTTCTGCTACGAAGCCGAACTGCCGCTCACGGTCGAAAACGTGCGCAAAATGCCCCGGTTCCATCCGCGGTGCGGCACGAGTTTTATGTTCGTACTCATCATTGTGGCTACCGTGGTATCGTCCATTGTCTTTTCGCTGATCACCATCACCAACCCGTTTTTGCGGGCGCTGACCCATTTGATCATCCTGCCGCTCGTCGTTGGCATCTCCTATGAGTTCAACCGCTACGCCGGACGGCATGACAACCTGCTGTGCCGCATTTTGCGCTGGCCGGGCCTGATGATCCAGCGCCTGACCGTCTTTGAACCGGATGACAGCATGATCGAAGTTGCCATCGAAGGCATGCAGCGGGTCATCCCCCCGGACGACAGCGACACATGGTAA
- the prmC gene encoding peptide chain release factor N(5)-glutamine methyltransferase, with protein sequence MTMTINDLYIELRRRFRAADISMGELEARELAAFVSGADKHKTADWGYRYLDPDTVQAAEDMAARRLAGEPLAYILGEWDFFGRTFVVNKSVLIPRPDTEPLCQLAIEDAKTLESPKVLDLCCGSGCIGLTLAAEVPDARIAAVDLSEDALIVARENARRLGVTARYFSVCGDALGLPDEHLGTFDIMLCNPPYITAAEMEELDASVSEYEPRMALYGGEDGLDFYRNIARHWAKMMNPGGRMYFECGYRQAADVADIFSARGMRDIFLAEDLSGVQRIVVVKAKM encoded by the coding sequence ATGACCATGACCATCAACGACCTATACATCGAATTGCGCCGCCGGTTCCGCGCCGCAGACATCTCCATGGGCGAACTGGAAGCCCGGGAACTAGCGGCTTTTGTATCCGGCGCTGACAAGCACAAAACCGCCGACTGGGGCTATCGCTATCTGGACCCGGATACCGTGCAGGCAGCCGAGGACATGGCCGCGCGCCGGCTGGCCGGTGAACCGCTGGCCTATATTTTAGGCGAATGGGACTTTTTCGGCCGCACCTTTGTGGTCAACAAAAGTGTGCTCATTCCCCGGCCGGACACCGAACCGCTGTGTCAGCTGGCCATCGAGGATGCCAAGACACTGGAAAGCCCCAAGGTGCTCGACCTGTGCTGCGGCTCGGGCTGCATCGGCCTGACGCTGGCCGCCGAGGTGCCCGATGCGCGCATTGCAGCCGTCGACCTTTCCGAAGATGCGCTGATCGTGGCGCGCGAAAATGCCCGCCGTCTGGGCGTAACTGCCCGGTATTTTTCGGTGTGCGGGGATGCGCTCGGCCTGCCGGACGAACATCTGGGCACGTTCGACATCATGCTGTGCAATCCGCCGTATATCACCGCCGCTGAAATGGAGGAACTCGACGCCAGTGTGAGCGAATACGAGCCGCGCATGGCGCTGTATGGCGGCGAGGATGGTCTGGATTTTTACCGCAACATCGCCCGCCACTGGGCCAAGATGATGAATCCAGGCGGCCGAATGTACTTCGAATGCGGCTACCGGCAGGCGGCCGATGTGGCCGATATTTTTTCGGCCCGCGGCATGCGCGACATCTTCCTGGCCGAAGACCTGTCGGGTGTGCAGCGCATCGTGGTGGTCAAGGCGAAAATGTAA
- a CDS encoding DegV family protein yields the protein MRKFVLVANSTTDETGEYYEKNEIRCAPLSFTMDGRTVREDFGKTIPFPEFYDNLRAGKLSQTSQATMEEYQEHFRAACREGMDVLYVGFSSGLSGSFQAGCIAAAEVREEFPDRVIRCVDSLAAAGGEGLLVERARQLRDAGYTADEAGDAIEELRLKVIHLVTVNDLKHLWRGGRVSKSAAIVGSLIGIKPMIYVDDAGKLQVCGKIRGRKKALDKLVETALAQVVERDTPMRISHGDCEEDARYVADKLQAAGLQTEIRMLDTVIGSHTGPGVMTVFFVGSKRGPF from the coding sequence ATGCGCAAATTTGTGTTGGTTGCCAACTCGACTACCGACGAAACCGGAGAATACTACGAAAAGAATGAGATTCGCTGTGCGCCCCTGTCGTTCACTATGGACGGGCGCACGGTGCGCGAGGATTTTGGGAAAACCATCCCGTTTCCTGAGTTTTATGACAACCTGCGTGCCGGCAAACTCAGCCAGACCTCCCAGGCCACGATGGAGGAATATCAGGAACATTTCCGCGCCGCCTGCCGCGAGGGGATGGACGTGCTGTATGTCGGTTTTTCGTCTGGTTTGTCCGGCTCGTTTCAGGCGGGCTGCATCGCAGCCGCCGAAGTGCGCGAGGAATTTCCCGACCGGGTCATTCGGTGCGTCGATTCGCTGGCTGCGGCTGGCGGCGAGGGCCTGCTCGTTGAGCGGGCGCGTCAGCTCCGCGACGCAGGCTATACCGCCGATGAAGCGGGCGATGCCATTGAAGAATTGCGGCTGAAAGTCATCCATCTGGTGACGGTCAACGACCTCAAACACCTGTGGCGCGGCGGCCGGGTGAGCAAATCGGCGGCGATTGTGGGCAGCCTGATCGGCATTAAGCCGATGATCTATGTCGATGATGCGGGTAAGCTGCAAGTGTGCGGCAAGATTCGCGGCCGCAAAAAAGCGCTCGATAAGCTGGTGGAAACCGCACTGGCACAAGTCGTCGAGCGGGATACGCCTATGCGCATCAGCCATGGCGACTGCGAGGAGGACGCGCGTTATGTTGCGGACAAGCTGCAAGCCGCTGGACTTCAGACCGAGATCCGCATGCTGGATACGGTCATCGGGTCGCACACCGGGCCGGGCGTGATGACCGTGTTCTTTGTGGGGAGCAAGCGCGGGCCGTTTTAA
- a CDS encoding M24 family metallopeptidase has translation MFDFHARVPKEELDNRLAALRAKLQETDPEWSFVLICDKINLYYLTGTVQQAALTITPDEAILWVRRSLERAQQESYFADIRPMRSYRTLAEHFQHMPSCVYLEAKNATLDWLNMVQSRLPFDSWKSIHPVIDSLRARKSAYEIECLRKAGEILADVTERFMPTILREGMSESELCGETFLELLRQGSMGICRYNQSMGEDAAGMAGFSESTLAPLAFDGPDGCIGTCVSVQAMGSPTRYLKKGDLVMLDQGSGILGYHSDKTVVYFYGKLDEHPQADRIRHAYDVCARIEAWAASQLKPGAIPEEIYEKALEMLPEEYHKGFMSGAKFLGHSIGLAMDEAPVLAKSFREPIEEGMIFAIEPKIALDGIGMVGSENTYLVTANGGESLSGHILPLTEIE, from the coding sequence ATGTTTGATTTCCATGCCCGTGTGCCCAAGGAAGAGCTCGACAATCGGCTCGCTGCTTTGCGTGCAAAGCTCCAAGAAACCGACCCGGAATGGTCGTTTGTCCTCATCTGCGATAAAATCAATTTGTATTACCTGACCGGCACGGTCCAGCAGGCCGCGCTGACCATCACCCCCGACGAGGCCATTTTGTGGGTGCGCCGCAGCCTGGAACGCGCCCAGCAGGAATCCTATTTTGCCGACATCCGGCCCATGCGTTCCTACCGCACCCTGGCCGAACATTTTCAGCATATGCCGTCGTGCGTGTATTTGGAAGCCAAAAACGCCACGCTCGACTGGCTGAACATGGTGCAGTCGCGCCTGCCGTTTGATTCTTGGAAGTCCATTCATCCGGTCATCGACTCCCTGCGTGCACGCAAGAGCGCCTATGAGATCGAATGCCTGCGCAAGGCCGGGGAAATTCTGGCTGACGTGACCGAGAGATTTATGCCCACCATCCTGCGCGAGGGGATGAGCGAATCCGAACTGTGCGGGGAAACCTTCTTAGAGCTGCTGCGTCAGGGTTCGATGGGCATTTGCCGGTATAACCAGTCGATGGGTGAGGACGCTGCCGGGATGGCTGGATTTAGCGAAAGCACGCTGGCCCCGCTGGCATTCGATGGTCCGGATGGCTGCATCGGCACCTGCGTTTCGGTACAGGCCATGGGTTCGCCCACGCGGTATCTGAAAAAGGGCGATCTGGTGATGCTCGATCAGGGCAGCGGTATTTTGGGATACCATTCGGACAAGACGGTCGTTTACTTCTATGGCAAGCTGGACGAGCATCCGCAGGCTGACCGCATCCGGCATGCCTATGACGTATGCGCGCGCATCGAAGCCTGGGCGGCATCGCAGCTCAAGCCGGGCGCCATTCCGGAGGAAATCTATGAAAAGGCTCTGGAAATGCTTCCGGAGGAATATCACAAGGGCTTCATGTCGGGCGCGAAATTCCTGGGCCATTCGATTGGTCTGGCGATGGACGAGGCTCCGGTGCTGGCCAAATCCTTCCGCGAGCCGATCGAAGAAGGCATGATCTTTGCCATTGAGCCCAAGATCGCACTCGATGGCATTGGTATGGTGGGCAGTGAAAACACCTATCTGGTCACCGCGAACGGCGGTGAATCGCTCAGCGGACATATCCTGCCCTTGACCGAAATCGAATAA
- the cls gene encoding cardiolipin synthase — translation MKRQLGKLLGDRRIMGGILLILQAFLVVWGMSKVIEHVPWVDRFCTMLSVVIIIWLVRKYDNPSYKIPWIILILLFPLFGGLFYLLWGNTPFNRARVEHKFPNTRPDFSVGVSHPAGGRLIAAMPRHTRRTNYIESLTGMPAWGETTTRYFPVGEKQFEAMCLELKKAKRFIFMEYFIIEPGEMWNAILDILVQKVEQGVEVRIMYDDAGCLSKLPAGYDRYLRSLGMRVVRFNRFIPTLNTYLNYRDHRKIMVIDGNVGYMGGTNIADEYINRSSPFGHWKDTSLELRGAGVANMTELFLEVWEYATGVVTADHLQYRPTLSRPGDGYVQSFGDTPLDDFNVGETVYMQIINNARNYVYITTPYLILDNEMIQALTTAAQSGVDVRIITPGIPDKKLVYLATRSFYQQLSRSGVRIYEYTPGFLHAKMIVSDDDVGVVGTINMDFRSFFMHFECGTVLYGGQVIHDIKNDMLDIMAQSRSVDREWFRHVPWLSSILASIMRLFAPLL, via the coding sequence ATGAAAAGGCAACTGGGAAAACTTTTAGGCGACCGCCGCATTATGGGGGGCATTCTGCTCATTTTGCAGGCTTTTCTGGTCGTTTGGGGAATGAGCAAGGTGATCGAACACGTTCCTTGGGTCGATCGCTTTTGCACCATGCTTTCGGTTGTCATCATCATTTGGCTTGTGCGCAAGTACGACAATCCGTCTTATAAGATCCCTTGGATCATCCTGATCCTGCTTTTCCCTTTGTTTGGCGGACTGTTTTATCTTCTCTGGGGCAACACCCCCTTCAACCGTGCCCGGGTGGAACACAAATTCCCCAATACCCGGCCGGATTTTTCGGTCGGCGTTTCCCATCCGGCCGGCGGGCGGTTAATCGCGGCCATGCCGCGCCATACCCGCCGCACCAACTATATCGAATCGCTCACCGGTATGCCTGCCTGGGGCGAAACGACGACTCGCTATTTCCCGGTGGGAGAAAAACAATTTGAAGCCATGTGCTTAGAACTGAAGAAAGCCAAGCGCTTTATCTTCATGGAATATTTCATCATCGAGCCCGGCGAAATGTGGAACGCCATTCTGGATATTCTGGTGCAGAAAGTTGAGCAGGGCGTCGAAGTGCGCATCATGTATGACGATGCGGGGTGTCTGTCCAAACTTCCGGCCGGCTATGATCGTTATCTGCGCTCGCTGGGCATGCGGGTGGTACGCTTTAACCGCTTCATCCCCACCCTCAACACCTATCTCAACTACCGCGACCACCGAAAGATCATGGTCATCGACGGCAACGTCGGTTACATGGGCGGCACCAACATTGCCGACGAATACATCAACCGCAGTTCGCCCTTTGGTCACTGGAAGGATACCAGCCTGGAACTGCGCGGCGCCGGGGTCGCCAATATGACCGAGCTGTTTTTGGAGGTGTGGGAATACGCCACCGGCGTTGTGACGGCCGACCATCTGCAATACCGTCCCACCCTGTCCCGTCCCGGCGACGGCTATGTGCAATCCTTTGGCGATACGCCGCTGGACGACTTCAACGTCGGCGAAACTGTCTACATGCAGATCATCAACAATGCGCGCAATTATGTCTATATCACCACCCCATATCTCATCCTGGACAACGAAATGATTCAGGCGCTGACCACGGCCGCACAAAGCGGCGTGGATGTGCGCATCATCACGCCGGGCATCCCGGACAAAAAGCTGGTATATCTGGCAACCCGCTCGTTTTATCAGCAGCTCTCGCGCTCCGGGGTGCGCATCTATGAATACACCCCCGGTTTCCTGCACGCCAAAATGATCGTATCCGATGACGACGTGGGCGTGGTGGGCACGATCAATATGGACTTCCGCTCATTCTTCATGCACTTTGAATGCGGCACGGTGCTGTATGGCGGCCAGGTCATCCACGACATCAAAAACGATATGCTCGATATCATGGCCCAGTCGCGTTCGGTCGACCGGGAATGGTTCCGGCATGTGCCGTGGCTCTCGTCCATCCTGGCATCGATCATGCGTTTGTTCGCACCGCTCTTATAG
- a CDS encoding calcium/sodium antiporter, with product MTTVLLAAAFFTIGLYLTMRGGDQFVDAAARLAEASGIPRFVVGATLVSLCTTAPELTVSVLATLRGSTDLAVGNAVGSAACNTGLILGLSALLAPAAFQAREARTKGGLMLGATILLGCMAADGMLNPGEALGLLAVLFAFLAMNLQGAASGRPDASVRRFAPGERGRTIMQFVLGGAAVVLGAKLMVDHGVILARMLGVPESVIGLTLVALGTSLPELMTALAAIRRRESTLSAGNIVGANIIDLTLVLPASAAAGGGVLPVSTDTFLRDLPFTVTLMALAMLPPMFAGRLRRAQGALLLAVYGAYVYCLTRG from the coding sequence ATGACGACCGTTTTGTTGGCCGCTGCGTTTTTTACCATCGGCCTGTATCTGACCATGCGCGGGGGCGACCAGTTCGTGGATGCTGCCGCCCGGCTGGCCGAGGCCAGCGGTATCCCGCGCTTTGTGGTGGGGGCCACTCTGGTCAGCCTGTGCACCACAGCGCCCGAGCTGACCGTGTCCGTGCTAGCCACGCTGCGTGGCTCGACCGATCTGGCGGTCGGTAATGCCGTAGGGTCAGCGGCCTGCAACACCGGTCTGATCCTAGGCCTTTCGGCCCTGCTCGCACCGGCCGCTTTCCAGGCGCGCGAAGCGCGGACCAAAGGCGGACTGATGCTCGGCGCGACCATCCTGCTGGGCTGCATGGCCGCCGATGGGATGCTCAATCCGGGCGAAGCGCTCGGCTTGCTGGCTGTTTTGTTCGCCTTTTTGGCTATGAACCTGCAAGGCGCGGCCAGTGGACGGCCGGATGCTTCGGTGCGCCGCTTCGCCCCTGGCGAGCGCGGGCGCACGATCATGCAGTTCGTGCTGGGCGGCGCGGCGGTGGTGCTCGGCGCCAAACTGATGGTCGACCATGGCGTCATTCTGGCGCGTATGCTGGGGGTACCGGAAAGTGTGATCGGTCTGACGCTGGTGGCGCTGGGCACTTCGCTGCCCGAACTCATGACCGCCCTGGCCGCCATCCGGCGGCGGGAGAGTACGCTGTCGGCCGGGAATATCGTGGGCGCCAATATCATCGATCTGACGCTCGTGCTGCCTGCCAGCGCGGCGGCAGGCGGCGGGGTGCTGCCCGTGAGCACCGACACCTTTTTGCGCGATTTGCCGTTTACCGTGACGCTGATGGCGCTGGCTATGCTGCCGCCCATGTTCGCCGGACGTCTGCGGCGAGCGCAGGGCGCTTTGCTTCTGGCGGTATATGGCGCGTATGTGTATTGTTTGACGCGGGGGTAG
- a CDS encoding regulatory protein RecX, translated as MEELEKAYRAALDEAARQLSYRDLSAQTLREKLVKKGHSEDAADYAIAYLQARRLLDDSRFADTAVRSYERRGYGEHRIRQELHRRGVSREDADAALEDFSPDPDTLRALLDKKLNGDASDPKAVQRAVAFLQRRGFSWGDIRQALKDYGTAIDESFD; from the coding sequence ATGGAAGAACTGGAAAAAGCCTACCGGGCCGCGCTGGACGAAGCGGCCCGCCAGCTTTCTTACCGTGACCTGAGCGCGCAGACCCTGCGCGAAAAATTAGTCAAAAAAGGCCACAGCGAGGATGCCGCCGATTATGCCATCGCCTATTTGCAGGCACGCCGTCTGCTCGACGACAGCCGCTTTGCCGATACGGCCGTGCGCTCGTATGAGCGACGCGGCTACGGCGAACACCGCATCCGGCAGGAACTGCACCGCCGCGGCGTGTCCCGCGAAGACGCGGACGCCGCGCTCGAGGACTTTTCCCCCGACCCGGACACTTTGCGCGCTCTGCTCGACAAAAAGCTCAATGGCGATGCTTCCGATCCCAAAGCGGTCCAGCGGGCGGTCGCTTTTTTGCAGCGGCGCGGCTTTTCCTGGGGCGACATCCGGCAGGCGCTCAAAGACTATGGCACCGCAATCGATGAATCGTTTGACTGA